Proteins encoded within one genomic window of Vanrija pseudolonga chromosome 3, complete sequence:
- the rps1002 gene encoding 40S ribosomal protein S10-B, translating into MLISKQNRRIIYEQLFKEGVLVAPKEFNRPSHPDLTTVPNLEVIKAMQSLTSKGYVKTQFSWQWYYYTLTDEGLAYLREYLHLPAEIVPVTHTKPARPAGRPAGYGAGREGGYRAPRGDREGGYRRRDDAAGDKEGAGGDYRPRFGGVGRGAGAPAS; encoded by the exons ATGCTCATCAGCAAGCAGAACCGCCGCATC ATTTACGAGCAGCTCTTCAAGGagggcgtcctcgtcgcccccaAGGAGTTCAACCGCCCCTCGCACCCCGACCTCACCACGGTCCCCAACCTCGAGGTCATCAAGGCGATGCAGTCGCTCACCTCGAAGGGCTACGTCAAGACCCAGTTCTCGTGGCAGTGGTACTACTACACCCTCAccgacgagggcctcgccTACCTCCGCGAGTacctccacctccccgcCGAGATCGTGCCCGTGACCCACACCaagcccgcccgccccgccggccgccccgccggctACGGCGCTGGCCGTGAGGGCGGCTACCGTGCCCCCCGTGGCGACCGCGAGGGTggctaccgccgccgcgacgacgccgctggcgacaaggagggtgctggtggtgacTACCGCCCCCGCTTCGGCGGTGTTGGCCGTGGCGCCGGTGCCCCCGCCTCGTAA
- the GMT1 gene encoding GDP-mannose transporter 1 — protein sequence MSKPFVPTPSLSRSGSPPLNRTASSSSMYGNTNATERRGDEDKEAFLANLGGARGPSSPQYEAKVAETTTPTGKEQILPILNYCAASIMMTVVNKYVVSGANFDMTFLLLAIQSTVCVLAVVTVKRMGLITFRDFDVKDAKAWWPISALLVAVIYTGSKSLQFLSIPVIFKNLTIILIAYGEVFMFSGVVTGLTLCSFSLMVGSSVIAYLTDDGGDAAKASIGGFNVGYLWMAANCLFSAAYVLFMRKRIKVTGFKDWDSMFYNNLLSIPFLVISSLLFENWGVESLSKNFPADNRAVLLSAITFSGAAAVFISYSTAWCVRICGSTTYSMVGALNKLPVAASGMLFFGNAVTVGSVSAILVGGVAGIVYAVAKTNQARIEAANKARQAAIKA from the exons ATGTCCAAGCCGTTTgtcccgacgccgagcctcTCTCGGTCCGGCTCACCACCCCTCAACcgcaccgcgtcgagctcgagcatgTACGGCAACACCAACGCCActgagcgccgcggcgatgaggacaaggaggccttcctcgccaacctcggcggtGCGAGGGGGCCCTCATCGCCACAGTACGAGGCAAAGGTCGCCGAGACGACCACGCCAACAGGCAAGGAGCAGATTCTGCCCATTCTCAACTactgcgccgcgtcgatcATGATGACGGTTGTCAACAAG TATGTCGTGTCTGGAGCAAACTTCGACATGActttcctcctcctcgctaTCCAGTCGACGGTCtgtgtcctcgccgtcgtcacggTCAAGCGTATGGGTCTGATTACTT TCCGTGACTTTGATGTCAAGGACGCAAAGGCATGGTGGCCCATCTCGGCTCTTCTCGTTGCCGTCATCTACACTGGCTCCAAGTCTCTG CAATTCCTCTCCATCCCCGT TATCTTCAAGAACCTGACCATCATCCTCATTGCCTATGGCGAGGTCTTCATGTTCAGCGGTGTCGTCACCGGCCTCACCCTCTGCTCGTTCAGCTTGATGGTCGGCTCTTCGGTCATTGCCTacctcaccgacgacggtggTGATGCTGCCAAGGCCAGCATTGGCGGCTTCAACGTTGGTTACCTCTGGATGGCCGCCAACTGCCTGTTCTCGGCCGCCTACGTCCTCTTCATGCGCAAGCGCATCAAGGTCACTGGCTTCAAGGACTGGGACTCGATGTTCTACAACAACCTCCTGTCCATCCCCTTCCTCGTCATCTCGTCCCTCCTCTTTGAGAACTGGGGTGTCGAGTCCCTGTCGAAAAACTTCCCCGCCGACAACCGTGCCGTCCTCCTTTCCGCCATCACGTTCTccggtgccgccgctgtcTTCATCTCGTACAGCACGGCCTGGTGTGTCCGTATCTGCGGTTCGACCACCTACTCGATGGTCGGTGCCCTCAACAAGCTCCCTGTCGCCGCATCAGGTATGCTCTTCTTTGGCAACGCCGTCACTGTCGGCTCGGTCTCGGCTATCCTGGTCGGTGGTGTGGCCGGTATCGTCTACGCCGTTGCCAAGACCAACCAGGCCAGGATTGAGGCCGCCAACAAGGCTCGCCAGGCCGCTATCAAGGCGTAA
- the PF13_0198_0 gene encoding Reticulocyte-binding protein 2 a yields MAGETAAASTPPQAYQSPAAAPSSSKPATAGPSTPAARTSTPLPTTPAAPPNASPTPTPAPTTNPATPAAQIASPPSTPGSAQQPAPAARPRRDEPGPSVPAKRKRALAALEYTEDEIAQVEQRAEALGLALALDQHETLFPEQPNRFATYEEAFDRLLPYHVWQIHDEELAVPPTEEEGLKESGELVYRIINIRDRFAKARRLEGNHMADLPSMISFLQSSTAQVREELQVVQANLKIEKGKWDAIEAERRKAEEAVRAKELEKLRLEEEARKKIEDAKRKEEEAKRRAEEAKRRAEEAKRREEETRRREEEARKQAEAARAAALAAPPPPAPPVPVVAAQAGPSVATPVPATASALAAPNVAPVVAAAPLAAPHVAPAVPAVAAVSMPTVPVATATVPAVARPPAPATPVAAVAAVKPATASTPATPTAPVRGRPRGRPRGRGRGGATQPAVSHVTPGQPSTAAPAAPAAASSAQARPPAAAGTPVKSTQQPIIITVAMNLIPQFVQSRIIVLPADPAGPKAPATVVRTTEDKKHVTLSIDLGACTQQQLQALARLLNVQAKPAAAGSAPNGAPGAPAVSGAPKATTTPAPSASGASSSASNATATAPAQAPAAAPSASTAAPAPGAASVPVAPAPAPPAAGTGGAAPTNPNPPA; encoded by the exons ATGGCAGGCGAGACTGCAGCAGCTTCAACCCCTCCGCAAGCGTACCAgtcaccagcagcagcaccatcATCATCCAAACCAGCCACGGCGGGCCCCTCGACACCCGCAGCCCGCACATCCACACCGCTCCCtaccacgcccgccgcgccgcccaatgccagccccacccccaccccggcACCCACGACCAACCCCGCGACCCCGGCAGCGCAGATAGCgtccccgccgtcgacgccgggctcggcccagcagcctgcccccgctgccagaccacgacgcgacgaACCGGGCCCAAGCGTCCCTGCGAAGCGGAAgcgcgcactcgccgccctcgagtACACCGAGGATGAGATTGCCCaagtcgagcagcgcgccgaggc CCTGGGATTGGCGCTAGCCCTGGACCAGCACGAGACATTGTTTCCCGAACAGCCGAACAGGTTCGCAACCTACGAGGAAGCATTTGACAGGCTGCTGCCATACCATGTTTGGCAGAtccacgacgaggagctcgccgttCCGCCAACCGAGGAGGAAG GTCTAAAGGAGTCGGGCGAGCTTGTGTACCGCATTATCAACATCCGAGACCGCTTTGCCAAAGCCCGACGGCTGGAGGGGAAT CACATGGCCGACCTGCCATCAATGATCAGCTTCCTCCAATCGTCAACGGCACAAGTCCGTGAAGAGCTTCAGGTTGTGCAAGCCAACCTCAAGATCGAGAAGGGCAAGTGGGACGCCatcgaggcggagcggcgcaaggccgaggaggccgtccGTGCCAAGGAGCTGGAGAagctgcgcctcgaggaagaggcgcGCAAGAAGATCGAGGACGCCAAacgcaaggaggaggaggccaagagGCGAGCAGAGGAGGCCAAGCGGCGAGCGGAAGAGGCCAagcggcgggaggaggagacacggcggcgagaggaggaggcacGCAAGCAGGCCgaagctgcgcgcgcagcggcgttggcggcgcctccaccacccgcaccccccgtgcccgtcgtcgctgcacAGGCTGGGCCATCAGTGGCGACACCGGTACCGGCGACAGCAAGTGCACTGGCAGCGCCCAACGTCGCGCCCGTTGTTGCAgccgctccgctcgccgcccctCATGTTGCCCCAGCAGTGCCGGCAGTTGCGGCGGTGAGCATGCCCACCGTCCCAGTTGCTACGGCTACTGTTCCGGCTGTCGCTCGTCCGCCAGCCCCTGCCACTCCTGTAGCTGCCGTCGCAGCTGTCAAGCCAGCAACTGCATCGACCCCAGCAACACCAACTGCACCCGTGCGTGGCCGACCACGAGGGCGACCCCGTGGTCGGGGGCGCGGTGGCGCAACCCAGCCCGCAGTTAGCCATGTCACGCCCGGGCAGCCGTCTACAGCGGCTCCAgcagcgcctgctgctgccagcagTGCCCAGGCCCGACCACCGGCAGCCGCTGGAACACCAGTCAAGAGCACCCAACAgcccatcatcatcaccgtTGCAAT GAATCTCATCCCACAATTTGTACAAAGCCGCATCATTgtcctccccgccgaccccgcAGGGCCAAAGGCGCCAGCCACAGTCGTCCGCACGACTGAAGATAAAAAGCACGTGACGTTGTCAAT CGATCTAGGGGCATGCactcagcagcagctgcaggcgctcgcgcggctgCTTAACGTTCAAGCAAAGCCAGCAGCGGCCGGGTCGGCCCCGAATGGTGCACCCGGTGCACCGGCTGTGTCAGGCGCACCAAAAGCTACCACAACTCCGGCCCCAAGTGCGAgtggcgcgagcagcagcgcgtccaacgccactgccactgccccGGCTCAAGCTCCAGCTGCTGCGccatcggcgtcgacggcggcgccggcgccaggtGCAGCCAGTGTGCCTGTcgcacctgcacctgcaccccccgccgcaggCACAGGGGGCGCAGCGCCGAccaaccccaacccaccaGCGTAG
- the SLC29A3 gene encoding Equilibrative nucleoside transporter 3: MLSKLRELISPPPRPNDGYAPVSTGADAEDDDAGLSASIDQLLATDDKHSRTIYWAFAALGAGVLLSWNALICTYPFLTALFPPGSTRNNLPSYIGTIYCSANLFFLGLAQRNVASSPPEPRLRWSLLLMLGTTLLLAFPILPLVLPALSAANSLLLFPLILVITLILSVACSYLQSAVFALSALWGSGEIFAVMSGQGAIAVIVSAVQFVLAVASSGRDTDGSHSTLAAVGLWGLGALGTLGCLYALRVLVLHPAYASVLAPLAHRRQEGTASGTKGNQVMWRVFRKNTRIEFAVAFVFIVTLVRFGDHANLTQLTPQAIFPPITTTILSASDSPRALSPSVFISLHFLIFNLADYAGRTFIPSLPFASNLATPTIVGLSVSRVIFFPLFLLCNTPGRAAAHKSVFPDSVYFIILFAFGLTNGAISTICMITASSPQLNPAITDDEKDLAGTLAGFSLVSGLFIGSLCSFGVNYIINGNPFGG, from the exons ATGCTGagcaagctgcgcgagctcatatccccgccgccgcgaccaaACGACGGCTACGCGCCCGTGTCGACCGGCGCTGatgccgaagacgacgacgccggcctcaGCGCCAGCATCGACCAGCTGCTCGCCACGGACGATAAGCACAGCCGGACCATCTACTGGGCGttcgctgcgctcggcgctggcgtgctCCTCAGCTGGAACG CACTGATATGCACTTACCCCTTCCTCACGGCGCTGTTCCCCCCCGGGTCGACGCGCAACAACCTCCCGAGCTACATCGGTACGATCTACTGCTCGGCCAACCTgttcttcttgggcttggcccAGCGCAACGTTGCGAGC tcTCCCCCCGAGCCCCGTCTCCGCTGGTCCCTTCTCCTCATGCTCGGCACGACGCTgctcctcgccttccccaTCCTGCCCCTGGTCCTCCCGGCGCTCTCGGCCGCCaactcgctcctcctcttcccccTCATTCTCGTCATCACCCTCATTCTCTCCGTCGCGTGCTCGTACCTCCAGTCGGCGGTGTTCGCGCTCTCAGCCCTGTGGGGCTCGGGCGAGATCTTCGCCGTGATGTCGGGCCAGGGTGCGATTGCTGTCATCGTGTCCGCTGTGCAGTTCGTGCTCGCCGTTGCGAGCAGCGGGCGGGACACGGACGGCTCGCACTCgaccctcgcggccgtcgggcTCTGGGgactcggcgcgctcggcacccTCGGATGCCTGTACGccctgcgcgtgctcgtTCTGCATCCTGCGTACGCGTCGgtgctcgccccgctcgcccaccGGCGGCAGGAGGGCACGGCGAGTGGCACCAAGGGAAACCAGGTCATGTGGCGCGTCTTCCGAAAGAACACGCGGATCGAGTTTGCCGTGGCGTTTGTGTTTATCGTGACACTGGTGAGGTTTGGTGACCACGCGAACCTGACGCAACTCACACCGCAGGCAATCTTCCCGCCCATCACCACGACGATTCTGTCGGCCTCTGACTCGCCTAGGGccctgtcgccgtcggtgtTTATCTCTCTTCACTTCCTCATCTTCAATC TGGCCGACTATGCCGGACGAACGTTTATCCCGTCCCTGCCCTTCGCGAGCAacctcgcgacgccgaccatTGTCGGGCTGTCCGTCTCGCGCGTCATCTTCTTCCCTCTGTTCTTGCTGTGCAACACGCCGggccgcgcagccgcgcaCAAGTCGGTGTTCCCTGACAGCGTGTACTTTATCATTCTCTTCGCCTTTGGCCTGACCAATGG CGCAATCTCCACCATCTGCATGAtcacggcctcgtcgccgcagcTCAACCCTGCCATTACTGATGACGAGAAGGACCTGGCTGGCACGCTCGCCGGCTTCTCCCTCGTCTCTGGCCTCTTCATTGGCAGTCTGTGCTCCTTTGGGGTGAACTACATTATCAACGGCAACCCCTTTGGGGGATAG